The genomic DNA TCGACGCCCTCGGCGACCCGGTGGCGCGGCACGGCGGCGAGATCCTGAAGTTCCTCGGCGACGGCTTCCTGGCGATCTTCCCGGTCCCGGACGCCGACACCCTCCCCTGCCCGGTCTGCGGGGCCGCCCTCGACGCCGCGATCGAGGGGCTCGCCGCCAACGCGGCGCTCAATGCCCGCCGCCGCGCCGCGGGGCTGCCGGAGCTGCCGGCCGAGGGCGTCGTGCATTTCGGGACGGTGATGTACGGCAATGTCGGGACCGAGCGGCGCCTCGACTTCACGATCATCGGACGGGCGGTCAACGAGGCGAGCCGGATCGAGAGCCAGTGCGCCGCCCTCGGCCACGACCTCCTCGTGTCGGACTCCTTCGCCGAGCGGTGCGCCCGGCGGCTGGACCCGGTCGGGACGATCGAGTTGCGGGGCCTGTCGCGGCCGATGCGGGTCTGGACCGTGCCGGGGGAGCCGTCCGGTGCGGCGATGACCTGAGGCGAGCGCCGTGTTCCGGGCTCGCCTGCGGCGCACCGGAACAAAGTGGGAGGCGCCGCGCCGACGTTGTCAGAACAGCGCGCAGCTCCGCTGGAGCACCAGCCCGACCGCGCCCTGCACGAAGCGGCGCCGGTAGGCCTCCCGGATCTCACGCAGGGTCGCGACCGCCTCGGGCGTCGGTTCGGTGACGATCAGGACGATGCGGGCGGCCTCGCGGACGATGCGTCCGTCCGGCCCGCGCCACTGGCCCCGGCCGGCGAACACGGTCAGCCCGTCCGGGAACCGCGGGGTGATCCACTCGGCCAGGAACCGGTCGAAGGCCGCCCCCGAGACGCGGCCGCCGTCCGGCCGCGACAGGCCGAACAGCAGCTGCGCGCTGAGCGTCGGGCGGGCACCGTCACAGAGCGGGTCCGCGCGGGCGGGGCCGACCGCCCCGATACCGAGCAGGCCGGCCAGCAGGATCTTACCGATCAGCGGCGGGCGAGCTGCTTGAGCGCCGACGGGCCGGCGTAGAGTGCCTGCGGGCCCAGGCCCTCCTCGATGCGGATCAGCTGGTTGTACTTGGCCAGTCTGTCCGAGCGGGCGAGCGAGCCGGTCTTGATCTGCCCGCAATTGGTGGCGACCGCGAGGTCCGCGATGGTCGAGTCCTCGGTCTCGCCCGAGCGGTGCGACATCACCGCGGTGTAGCCGGCGCGCTGGGCCATATCGACCGCCGCCAGGGTCTCGGTGAGCGAACCGATCTGGTTCACCTTGATCAGGATCGAGTTGGCCGTGCCCTCGGCGATGCCGCGGGACAGGCGCTCGACGTTGGTGACGAACAGGTCGTCGCCCACGAGCTGGCAGCGGTCGCCGATCTTGTCGGTCAGGAGCTTCCAGCCGGCCCAGTCATCCTCCGACATGCCGTCCTCGATCGAGACGATCGGGTAGGTGGCGACGAGCTGCGCGAGGTAGTCGACCTGCGCCTCGATGGTGCGGGTCTTGCCCTCGCCCTCGTACGCGTAGGCGCCGTCCTTGAAGAACTCGGTGGCGGCGCAGTCGAGGGCGAGCGCCATGTCCTGGCCCGGCTTGAAGCCGGCGGCGCTGATCGCGTCCATCACGAAATCGAGGGCGGCCTCGGCGGACGGCAGGTTCGGGGCGAAACCGCCCTCGTCGCCGACATTGGTGTTGTGACCGGCCTTCTTCAGCTTGCCCTTGAGGGTGTGGAACACCTCGGAGCCCATGCGCACGGCCTCGGCGAGCGAATCGGCGCCCACCGGCATGATCATGAATTCCTGGAAGTCGATCGGGTTGTCGGCGTGCGCGCCGCCGTTGATGATGTTCATCATCGGCACCGGCAGGACGCGGCCCTGCACGCCGCCGACGTAGCGGTAGAGCGGCAGGCCCGAGGCCTCGGCCGCGGCCTTGGCCACCGCCAGCGACACGCCGAGGATCGCGTTCGCGCCGAGGCGGGCCTTGTTGGGCGTGCCGTCGAGCTCGATCATCGCCTCGTCGACCGCGACCTGGTCCTCGGCCTCCATGCCGCCGATCGCGTCGAGGATCTCGGTCTGTGCCGCCTCGACCGCCTTCAGCACGCCCTTGCCGAGGAAGCGGTTCTTGTCGCCGTCGCGCAGCTCCACCGCTTCGTGGGCGCCAGTGGAGGCTCCCGACGGCACCGCGGCGCGGCCGAAGGAGCCGTCCTCCAGGATGACGTCGACCTCGACCGTGGGGTTGCCGCGGCTGTCGAGGATCTCGCGGGCGCTGATATTGGTGATCGCGGTCATGGAACGTCCTCTCGCGGGGGCCGCGGGTCGGCGACCGCGCCCAAATCAGGGGTGCGGCGCATCGCGGCGGCTTATCCGTCAAGCCGCGGCCGGCGGCAAGCGCCGGGACGGTGACGGCGCACAGCCGGGTCCGCCCGGGAAAGCCTCGCGGATCAGGCGGATGCGCGCGGCGCCGGCAGGCTCTATATGGCCGGCCATGACCTCTCCCGACGATCTCCAGCTCGGCCAGCCGACGCCCCTTCCCACCTCGCCCGAGGAGGCGCGGCTCGACCGGGTCCCGAACCCGCACGCGGACACCGACTACGTCGCCCGGTTCACCGCGCCGGAATTCACCTCGATCTGCCCGGTCACCGGGCAGCCGGATTTCGCGATCCTAGTGATCGACTACGTGCCCGGTGACTGGCTGGTGGAGTCGAAGTCGCTGAAGCTCTACCTGGGGTCGTTCCGCAACCACGGAGCATTCCACGAGGATTGCACGGTGGCGATCGGCAAGCGGCTCCGCGACCTGCTGGAACCGCGCTACCTGCGAATCGGCGGGTTC from Methylobacterium oryzae includes the following:
- the queF gene encoding preQ(1) synthase — encoded protein: MTSPDDLQLGQPTPLPTSPEEARLDRVPNPHADTDYVARFTAPEFTSICPVTGQPDFAILVIDYVPGDWLVESKSLKLYLGSFRNHGAFHEDCTVAIGKRLRDLLEPRYLRIGGFWYPRGGIPIDVFWQTGELPKNAWLPDPGVPPYRGR
- the eno gene encoding phosphopyruvate hydratase; protein product: MTAITNISAREILDSRGNPTVEVDVILEDGSFGRAAVPSGASTGAHEAVELRDGDKNRFLGKGVLKAVEAAQTEILDAIGGMEAEDQVAVDEAMIELDGTPNKARLGANAILGVSLAVAKAAAEASGLPLYRYVGGVQGRVLPVPMMNIINGGAHADNPIDFQEFMIMPVGADSLAEAVRMGSEVFHTLKGKLKKAGHNTNVGDEGGFAPNLPSAEAALDFVMDAISAAGFKPGQDMALALDCAATEFFKDGAYAYEGEGKTRTIEAQVDYLAQLVATYPIVSIEDGMSEDDWAGWKLLTDKIGDRCQLVGDDLFVTNVERLSRGIAEGTANSILIKVNQIGSLTETLAAVDMAQRAGYTAVMSHRSGETEDSTIADLAVATNCGQIKTGSLARSDRLAKYNQLIRIEEGLGPQALYAGPSALKQLARR
- a CDS encoding DUF3574 domain-containing protein, giving the protein MIGKILLAGLLGIGAVGPARADPLCDGARPTLSAQLLFGLSRPDGGRVSGAAFDRFLAEWITPRFPDGLTVFAGRGQWRGPDGRIVREAARIVLIVTEPTPEAVATLREIREAYRRRFVQGAVGLVLQRSCALF